The genomic DNA TGTTGGCCTgcgacactttgcttcttgaaagttcAATATCTTCGAAAatttgactgctgacatgcaaaacatttagggactgtatcaacagtggactaatgaaaaaaaaacatcaaaagaTTTGACCTTTAACATGTGACAATCAACAAAATAACTGAAAGTTGAGAAAGAAAACAGCTTCTGTCTAGACAGGTCTTGAAGTTGAGTGACCCACTGACCGATGGCCAACTGGCCAAGACAGACTGGACTGAGCTGAGGGTCGGTCACAACGTCCTCTGTCACTATCTACAGAGCGAGTCCTCCCAAACAGCCCCCTGTGGCACCACATCTcctgagacaacacaacaccataAACCTCCTGACAAAGTGACTAATCCCTCCCATTTCACCGCTCGCTCCGTCTCACTGGGCCCAGGAACATCGCCGGgaagggtctgtgtgtgtgtgtgtgtgtgtgtgtgtgtgtgtgtgtgtgtgtgtgtgtgtgtgtgtgtgtgtgcgtgtacgtgtacgtgtttgtgtacgtgtacgtgtgcgtgtgcgtgtgcgtgtgtgtgtgtgtgtgtgtgtgtgtgtgtgcgtgtgcgtgtgcgtgtgcgtgtacgtgtgtgtgtgtgtgtgtgtgtgtgtgtgtgtgtgtgtgtgtgtgtgcgtgtgcgtgtacgtgtacgtgtacgtgtttgtgtacgtgtgtgtgtgtgtgtgtgtgtgtgtgtgtgtgtgtgtgtgtgtgtgtgtgtgtgtgtgtgtgtgtgtgtgcgtgtgcgtgtgcgtgtgcgtgtacgtgtacgtgtgtgtgtgtgtgtgtgtatgtgtatgtgtatgtgtatgtgtatgtgtgtgtgtgtgtgtttccgacAGGTCTGGACAGAAGAATGGGTGTCAGAAGAGATTGAGAGATGGCTGAGAATGGGGCTTATTCAAGAGGGTACATTTCTATCGTCACAGAATGTTCCGATGGaaatgtacagtactgtgtacaaCAGACATCACCTTTCTACATTACAGTCAGTATATTACCTTTCTACATGACAGTATATTACTTTTCTACATGACAGTATATAACCtttctacattacagtatataacctttctacattacagtatattaccTTTCTACATGACAGTATATTACTTTTCTACATGACAGTATATAACCtttctacattacagtatattacctttctacattacagtatattgcctttctacattacagtatattacctttctacattacagtatattgcctttctacattacagtatattacctttctacattacagtatattaccTTTCTACATGACAGTATATTACCTTTCTACATGACAGTATATTACCTTTCTACATGACAGTATATTACCtttctacattacagtatattaccTTTCTACATGACAGTATATTACCtttctacattacagtatataacctttctacattacagtatataacctttctacattacagtatattaccTTTCTACATGACAGTATATTATTACCtttctacattacagtatataacctttctacattacagtatattaccTTTCTTTCTGTAATGTTCTAATAGTTGAAGAATACATCACTGAAGATTATTTTGAGGATAAACCAGTCATCTTCCCAAGTCAGTACATCATCTGTGCATAAATTGCCACATCCTTGGAGCAGCCTGTATCTGTGGCTTGGACAGGGGTCTGGGGGGTCCAAGGGGTCCGGGGACCACAGACCGCCACACTGGTCTTTGGAGCAATTACAGCGGCTCACTGCACTGCTGCTGTCAGACTGCCTCTGTCCCCTGCCCCCTGACATGTCTCCTATACCCCCCCGACTGCTCTCCATATAAACCCCCCGCTGCCACTCTCAATGTGCCACATCTCCTGTCTATcatctcctccacacacacacagtcacacatacacatgtgtacacagacacacaaactatACCGGCCCCTTGGCCTTTTACATAGATCTGTTCCTCCTGGCATTGTAGCGAAATgccaggaggaggggagggggctccGGGCCACAGCGAGTCAGCCGTGGTCCCCTCATCCTTTTAATCACCTCGTTAGGCGCAGTCAGTCACAACACTCTCTGGTCACCGGCTCTCTTCAGGACCCCTGGCCTCCTGACCCAGTCCGGGTGGTaccactggaggagaggaggagatgagaggagcagaggagaggagaggaggagaggaagagaggggaggaatggaggagaggaggagaggaggagaggagaggagaggagaggagaggagaggagaggagaggagaggagaggagaggagaggaggagaggggaggaggagaggagaggaggagaggggaggagaggaggagatgagaggagcagaggagaggagaggagaggaggagagggtaggagaggagaggaggagaggggagtagagtaggagatgagaggagcagaggagaggagagggtaggagaggaggagaggggagtagagtaggagaggagaggaggagatgagaggaggagaggaaaggaggacatgagaggagcagaggagaggagagtaggagaggggaggagaggaggagatgagaggagcagaggagatgagaggaggagaggggaggagaggagaggaggagacgagaggagaggagaggagaggaggagaggaggagaggagaggaggagatcagaggagaggagaggagaggagaggagaggagaggagaggagaggagaggagaggagaggagaggagaggagaggagaggagaggggaggagaggaggagatgagaggagcagaggagaggagaggagcagatgataggagaggagaggaggagaggagaggggaggagagtaggagagggggagagtaggagaggggaggaggagaagagaagaaaagagaagatgaggaggagtgTGAGACAGGATCTGTCATCTTCAAccagcaacacagagagagtcTGGTCAGACTGGCACTGCCTGGTAATGCCCACAGGCCCCCTTAAACCAATAATTGGGACCCTGCCTGGCCCTGCATCTCTAGGCATGACTGTTCTGTACGATGTCCACTCACTGATAACTGTTATCTGTTGTATCAGCCCCTTCATCCTGTATGATGTCCACTCACTGATAACTGTTATCTGTTGTATCAGCCCCTCCATCTTGTATGATGTCCACTCACTGATAACTGTTATCTGTTGTATCAGCCCCTTCATCCTGTATGATGTCCACTCACTGATAACTGTTAACTGTTGTATCAGCCCATCCATCCTGTAGGATGTCCACTCACTGATAACTGTTATCTGTTGTATCAGCCCCTTCATCCTGTATGATGTCCACTCACTGATAACTGTTATCTGTTGTATCAGCCCCTTCATCCTGTACGATGTCCACTCACTGATAACTGTTATCTGTTGTATTAGCCCCTCCATCCTGTACGATGTCCACTCACTGATAACTGTTATCTGTTGTATCAGCCCCTCCATCCTGTATGATGTCCACTCACTGATAACTGTTATCTGTTGTATCAGCCCCTCCATCCTTCTGATCCTATTGACACAAGAGATGATGTGAGGTCGTCTTCACTGTGACAGTGTATTGATCCCTTCTATAGTGGGACTTCACTTGTGTTGATTTTGCAGGTTGTCATCGGGTTTTTTCCTGACAGGCAGTCATGCTTTTATACCATTGATTGTTTGACAACTGTGTTCGACCATAGCTTTCTTTTCTATAATAATCATGTCAAAATACATTTAACCAAAACCAAAAACGAAAAGAAAAAGAGCAGGATAAGCTGTAGATCTAGTATGTCTATATCCCCCCGTCTGATGTTGAAGGGAAACTGTAGACCGTTCCATCTGCCGACACCAGAGGGGCGATGTTACAATCTGGGTTCTATGTCTATGACTGGAATAGAGGAGAGAAATCGGACTTGTGCTGAGAAATCGGACTTGAGTTGTCGAAATAAGAACCGAGTTGGGAATATGGACCAAATGGAAACAAATCAGCAAAATGCAgtgtatttatttgatttgatgaatTCATGTTAAACTTCTAAATGTAGAACCTCTTGCTCTGAACGTCACGTTTTCATAACCTGTTTCAATCTCAATGTATTATAATTATTTAAGGCCTAATAGCCTAATAATTTGTTCCAATCTCGAAGTGACATGACTGGCCTAATAAATCACCTTTTATAATATGAACCAACCTTACTGGTTGtttcaataaaatacattttatttatttgatttgctTAACATTTAATTAAAAAATATTCCGATTTTTATTGTACAGATCAGAATTGGAATtaatctggagaaaaaaaatctaaatgtttaAAGTCCCTATTATCCATTATTGTACTCATCTCTGGTTCCTCTGTGCCCACTATCCCCAGAGGGACTACTGGAGGGCTGAGGGGcgtgagtagagagagggaggtgagagggagtgGGCGGTGTTAGACAATACCATTCCTCAAATATATTCCATCCCTCCGTTTCTCAAGTAAGCCTTTATTAGTTGGGATGGTTTGGATCTTATCTCTCATAGAAGCCGCCTGCTGGACCCGATAACGTTCGGAACACACAGAAGTGGAAAGGACGGGATTATCTTTCGGCTTTTCAATGCACTGACTGTTGGCACACGGTGCACAAGGGCCTTTCTTATCACGGTCATCTCCATCCAGAAGAACGGACAAATATCTGCACTTTCAGCGAGATCTTATCGACACAACAATCTATTGTTTCCCAGCTGGGTGTTCACAAGGCACAAGATTTTTATCTTCAGAAATATTTATCACATAGTCGTTAACTATACTATCAACTATACTATCATCTTCCCAACGAATTGATATACCACAACTTGAAATTAGATGGTTCTGAGATAAAACGGCATTTTGTTTGATTCGACTGTTCAAAATCTCCAAAAGTAAACAGCAATTCGTTTCTTAAGGCTGTCAACAGTAGCCTATAATTCCTGTCATGAATTGGACTAAATAAAATGGTTTGTGAGAAAAAACTAAGGGAAGCACAGAGTTAATTTGGAGTTGGAGTTTACTCCAACAGCTATCAGGAATCATCAGACAGTTGTGTCTCTCAACTGTTTGTCAAGGTAAGTGTCCAATTAACGAGTAGGCCTATgaaaaattacaaataaaaaaaatacatatgagGTATTGACCGTTTCTTTATTAGGTCTGTATTACACATTTACAACAAAGTACACAACTCGTATTTATCCATTGCATTGTTGATACAACAACATTTTGTGTGGTCGAATCCAATGTCCAGCAGATGTCAACAATTTTTGCCTTATTTCGTTGTTGTTCCATCCTGTCAAGTCATACTGCTCGAAGCCAAGCAGATGTGTTCATCTCACTGTGACAGATGGACGACTTGGAATATGGAATATGTTAATTTGAATAGCATGGTTTCTCTCAATATTTATCCTAATTTGCTTTAATATTCTGAAAAATGCTATGTTTGCTGCAAAATAAATCATAAGAACTGACACATAAGTGAAAAGAAAATGGCCTAGATTTAATATTTAATGCTCTATAACAAAAATCATTGGAGAATAAATTATGCATTGGAGAAAATAGAAGTACAAAAACCTATTACAATTTACAATATTTCCATCACTGTCTGTTGCTTTTGCAATTTCCATTAAGACTATCACATTTCTAAATATTCGGCACTTGATCTCAAATGATCTATTTTATGATTATGGTATGCCTATCATCTACCCCCTGTGACAGGTCATAGCAACACAGCCATGCAAAAACTACTCCCAATGGTAACGAAAAAGTATTATTGTGTTCACAGCATTATACTAAATGAATCaaaaatatctctctctccagctcttttTGGATACGAACTGAAAAACATATGAAAAGACTGAAAATGATGCTGAGTCCAGACCAAGCTGATTCCGACCTCGGATGGGGACAATCCGACGCAGAGTCGGTGCTCAATGACCTCAAGGTCGGGTGCCTGTCCGACGAAAcgatggagggggaggggaagacgAGGTCGCTGGCCCAACCGACCCTCagcagggaggagaagagacggAGGAGACGTGCGACGGCCAAGTACCGCTCGGCCCACGCCACGCGCGAGAGGATCCGCGTGGAAGCGTTCAATGTGGCCTTCGCTGAACTGAGAAAGTTGCTGCCAACCCTTCCCCCTGACAAGAAACTCTCCAAGATCGAGATCCTTAGACTTGCAATATGCTATATCTCCTATCTCAATCACGTTCTGGATGTTTAGTTGAAATGAGTGAGATACATTTTCAAATGGGAGAATTGGACAAGGAGAATGGAGGGACCAGAAAGAAATATGGGTGACATCATGTCACTTATGAAATCGGGGATACATGAAAGTTGCCAGAAAGTACAAAaaaaaggggggagagaaggagtctgcagcctacagcctacttaTCCATGATTTTGAAGAAAATGCCTGTTTGATATTGCGTTTGGTGAGGCTGGGTAACCCAGATGAACGAAAGAACGGATGTAAACGGAATGATATAGCTGCTTTATAGACATAGCATAGTTGATGTTTCCATAAAGGAGAACAAGTTCAAATGCATTAGTGCCACTTATGACGCGTACAATTGTGACCTTTATCATTGTTATTTAAGTTTATGGAATAAtttatttaaatgtgttaatattAAAGTGatcttatttatttatgtttataaTAGACTAACGTCTTTTATGTAAATGTCCATTGTTTGTATCATtgtatacatgtatattttaGGCTGTGATGTTGAAATTCGAAAATGATGTTGTTGCTCTTCAAATGGCACTTTCTGTTTTTGTATAATACGTTGTTTTTTATTGAATTAGTACGTTAAGTGTAATATACTTTTATTCATGTCTATTGTCTATCAGGCAACGATAAGCACTTAATCATGTTGGGTTAAGTAAACTCATAAACGTCAAAACTTCGTTTAGTTCCCTTAAGTGTGAAGGGGAAGGAAGTTAATCATAACTTAACAATAGACTGAAGCCTACTAAAGAAAAACATCCACACAAGTTTAATTCGACTAACCGGATATAAAAAGCAAAATTCTAAATGAATGACATCGTTTGTGTTGATATCACTTTACAATTTAGAGGCAAACCTCTTTTGCTGTGACCAAAAAatcatttcaaaatagtctgatttctattaaatgtttttatttcctTAAAAGCTAGaggtatttatttatatatctgTCTCTGCTTTGTATCTCAAAAAACACAATAAGTAATTTTATAGCGAAGAAAAACATATCTTCTATCCAAAGATTTTTTGTCTCTTCAGGGTTGTGTACTTGTTGCTTTATGCAGATATTTTGTAGTAGAGTTATTGTGACAGCTGGTTTTTAATGAACGCATTTTTAATATTTTCCGGTGgtgtttttttattaaaaaaaaggaaagaaataCATGCTATTGAGGCTTTTCTGTTTTAATTGTAATTTTATTGAGACTAAAACTGGGAATAATTACTTGGGAATCTCCTTTCCAAAAATAGTCACACAATGTTGAAATTAGTCTGCCAGTCGCTCAGGGGGTAAAATCCCTTGCATAATGATTGGAGTAATATGAATGAAATGAACAGTGCAATGGCCTTGGTAAAAATGATTTCAATATTTAAACAGCAGCTGTCGTCCTGGAGGAAAAGCACGACGGTAGCCTAGCCTATTACACTTCCGAAATGGTCTTGATTGACAGGCCTCTATATCTTTCATTTCCCCCCCAAATTCGAATGATATACAGCTGCTTTGaaactgtttacacacacacacacacacacacacacacacacacacacacacacacacacacacacacacacacacacacacacacacacacacacacacacacacacacacaatatttagGCACTGGTCAAGCAAGCAAAGAGAGTATATAGCCtatat from Oncorhynchus clarkii lewisi isolate Uvic-CL-2024 chromosome 7, UVic_Ocla_1.0, whole genome shotgun sequence includes the following:
- the LOC139414121 gene encoding helix-loop-helix protein 2-like — encoded protein: MKRLKMMLSPDQADSDLGWGQSDAESVLNDLKVGCLSDETMEGEGKTRSLAQPTLSREEKRRRRRATAKYRSAHATRERIRVEAFNVAFAELRKLLPTLPPDKKLSKIEILRLAICYISYLNHVLDV